The Actinoplanes sp. N902-109 genomic interval AAGCAAGCGCGACCAGTTCGCTCAGCTCGTCGCGGGAGTGCACGCGCCCCACCGGGTTCTGCGGGTTGCACAGCAGATAGACCGCGGGTCTCGCGGCGAAAGCCGCCTCGAGCGCGGCGAGGTCCAGCCGGAACGACGGCGTCAGCGGCGCCTCGGCCAGCCGGTTGCCGGCCTCCTCGGCCCAGTGGAAGAACGGCGGGTAGACCGGCGGGCTGATCACCACCGTCTCGCCGGGCCGGGTGAGTACGCGCAGCAGTTCCACCACGCCGACGCCGACATCGGGCACCGCGGTCACCCGCTGCGGGTTGATCTCCCAGCCCCAGCGGCGACCGGCGAAACCCGCGAGCGCCCGGCCCAGCTCCGGCTCGGCGATCGAATAGCCGGTGTCCGAGGCCGCCACGGCGGCGCGCAGCACATCGGCCACCGGCGGCGCCAGCGGCAGGTCCATCTCGGCCACGAACAACGGCAGCACGTCGTCCGGGTGGGTGCGCCACTTCGTGCTGCGCCGGGCGCGCAGCGTCGCCAGGGAGTCGACCTTCATCGGCTAATCATGCCTGCGGATGCGGTACAGCACACAGCGGCGCAACGGGCCGGGCCGGGCATCCGGGTCGTCGAAGTCGTCGGCCGGGTCGCGGGTCATGCCCAGCCGGTGCATGACCGCCCGCGACCGGGTGTTGCCGGCCGCGGTGACCGCCAGGATCTCGTCGAGCCCCAGCTCGTCGAAGCCGAAGTCGAGGCAGGCGTGCCCGGCCTCGGTGGCATAGCCGTGCCCCCATGCCTCGCGGGCCAGCCGCCAGCCCACCTCGACCCCCTTGAACGGCAACCCGTCGTCGACCGGATTGAGCCCGGCAAACCCCAGGAACTCCCCGCCGGCCGCGTGTTCCAGGGCCCACCAGCCCCACCCCCGCCCGGCGAGGCCGGTGCGGAAGCGCTCCAGCGACTGGGTGCTCTGCTCGTACGTGAGGATCTCCGGGAAGAACTCCCGCACCAGCGGATCGGCGTTCATCCGGGCCCAGGGCAGCACGTCAGCCTCGCGCCACTGGCGCAGCAGCAGCCGAGCGGTCCGCAACTCGTGGATCATGGCACCCCTTCCGACGGCCCCCGGCCCGGTAGGTAGGCCACCGTACAAGGACGGGCACAATGCTCGGGTGCCGTACGCAGAGATCACCGACCCCGACGACGAGCGGATAGCCGACTACCGCGCCCTCACCGATGTCGAGCTGCGTACCAAGTGGGAACCCCCGAACGGCCTGTTCATCGCCGAGGGTGACCTCGTGATCCAGCGCGCCCTGCGCGGCGGCTACCGGCTCCGCTCGGTCCTGGTGGACGAAAAGCGAGTGAGCCAGCTCACCGAACTACCACCCGATGCGGTGATGTACGCGGGCGCGCCGCCGGTCCTCGAGGCCATCACCGGCTTCCACGTCCACCGCGGCGTCCTGGCCTCGTTCCACCGCCGCCCGCTGCCCGAACTGCCGGAGCTGCTCGCCGGCGCCCGCCGCCTGGCCGTCCTCGAAGGTCTCAACACCCACACCAACCTGGGCGCGCTCTTCCGCAGCGCGGCCGCCCTCGGCATCGACGCCATCGTGCTGTCGCCCGACTGCGCCGACCCGCTCTACCGTCGTTCGGTGCGGGTCAGCATGGGCGAGGTCTTCGCGATCCCGTACGCCAAGAGCACCGCCTGGCCGGAAACCCTCGACACGATCCGCACCGCGGGCTTCACCCTGCTGGCCATGACCCCCGGCCCCGGCACGATCCCGCTGGCAGACCTGAGCCCTGCCCAGCGCGAACGCCCGGCCCTGCTGCTGGGCGCCGAGGGCCCCGGCCTCACCCGCCGGGCCCTGGCCGCCAGCGACGTCCACGTGGCCATCCCCATGCACCACGGCGTCGACTCGCTGAACGTGGCCACGGCTGCGGCGATCGCCTTCTACGAGCTCTCCCGCTAGGCACTGCCCCGGCCGGCGCGTTACGGCCGTCCGCCCACCGGAACCCCTTCCCAAAGTCTAGGCACTGCGCTAGTCTGGAGCGCGTAGGAAGGCGACTTCCGATCCCGCCTTAGGTCCCACGCATCGCGTGGGACCTTCGTGCATCCGGGGGTTAGTGCGGCTGAGCCCCGCTGGGATACCAGCACTGACGGTGCTGCACGAGCGGTTCGATCCGCTGCCACAGGACGTCGTTCGCTCGCTTGGCTCGTGGATCGTTCTCGGTGTGGCACTCGATCCGCCGGTACAGGAAGACCACCATGTCGATCGCCTGGATCAGGCGGGAGGCGTTCGATGGGGCGAAGTACAGGGTGTCGATGATGCGGGTCAGCTTGCGAGCCCGATATCCGCTGGTCCCGTGCTGCCGGTAGCGGACCAGGTCCTCCCGGTGCTTGGCCTGTTCTCCCACCTCGTCGGCAATGGTCAGCACGTGTTCGTCTGTTGCTCGGCAGAAGTCGTCGACCCGTTCCAGCAGGTGCCCGAGGACCAGGGAATGCGGCGGGACCGGCTGAGCGTAGCGGCGACGCTGACCGGCGCAATCCATGCCGCGCAACAGTACGGCCGTCGCATGGTCGGCAATCACCTGAAATGCTTGGTCGTAGACGCTGATGCGAACGCGCGGCGGCACGCCCCGCCACCAGCCGTAGCCCTGGAAAAGCTCATAACCGTGCAGTTCGGCATCGGGCGGAACGCCATGATTCCGGACGGCTTTGGCGACAACGCTGTCCAGTCCGCTGCCTATGCGGCGGGCTCCAGCATCGTCACAGAGCAGGGCGGCCATGAAGTACCAGTCTTTGCTGAACGACTCGTCGAGATATGCGAGCAGCATGCGACGCCCTACCGGAACGATCTGACACAGGTCATGAAGCAACTAGGCATGAGTAAACTATGTCATGGGTGTGGATCAATGTGCCAGAGAGGGGTGACCCAGATGGTGATTCAATCCAGGTCGATGTTTGTCATCACGAATGCCGCCACCGGGGGCGGGATGTCCGGGCGCTGAGCATCGCAGGTTGTCCGGGTGGACCCGAGGGCGATGCTGAGGCGTTCCTGCGGCCGGGCACCGGACACCCAGCGGTCCATGGCCGAGCGGGCCGGCGCGACGATCACCGAGGTGGGCCGGTTCGCACGTGTCGATGGTGTCGCACCCGCAGGTCGCCATCGACGCGATCCTGGCCGCCGTGGCCCACGTGGCGGACCGACCGGAAAAAGGTTATCGGGCCGGCGGCCACCCGTCTCCCCTGTCGGCGGTCATCCGAGGCCGGTCCGATCCGTGGGGAGTGAGCAGTGTCGAACAGCGCGCACAGACGTCCCGGACTGCTGAGCCGGTGGGGCCGGGGCAGGCTGGGCGCGGTCGCCGGGGGCGGGCTGGCCGTCGCGGTCGCCGTGGCCGCAGCGGCCGTCCAGCACACCGACCGTGACACCTCGCCCGCACCGTCGACCGTTGCCGCCGTAGGGGCACCGGCGTCTGCCGGCCCCACGACAGCCTCGCCATCCCCGAGGCTGTCCCCGAGGCTGTCCCCGAGCGCGGTGGCGCCGGAGCCGTCCAAGAAACCCGTGCCGTCGAAGACTGCTGAGCCCTCGAAGGTCGCGGCGGCATCCGGCGGCTGGATCCCGGTCGACCGCGCCGCCTGGGCCGAGCAGGTCGCCGCGTTCGAGGCCACCGAGATCGACCCGCCGCCGGCCGACGCGGGCAACCTCGCCGAGTTCCGCGCCGACTGCACCTACAGCCACCGCGGTGCCGACGACCCGATCGTGTTCCCCGGCCTGCCCGGCGCCTCGCACATGCACTCGTTCGTCGGCAACAAGGCCGTCGACGCCGACACCCAGGCCGCCGATCTGCAGGAGTTCACCGCGACCACGTGCAAGCCGAAGCAGGACCACTCGGCGTACTGGGTGCCGACGCTCTACGACGCCAAGACCGGGAAGCCGGTCGAGACCACGGGTTTCCGGGTCTACTACCGCTCGCTGCAGAAGACCTCGGCCGGGCAGATGCCGATGCCCAACGGCCTGCGCATGATCGCCGGGGACGCCAAGAAGAAGGAGCCCACCCCGCGTGGCGCCCAGGGTCAGTTCTACTGCGCCTACTACGGCCCCGGCGACATCGACGGCGTCGCGCGCAGCAGGAACGGCAACTGGCCCATCTGCGACGGCGTCGCGACACTGCACTTCACGCTGCAGTTCCCGGACTGCTGGGACGGCAAGCACCTGGACAGCCCCAACCACAAGGACCACGTCGCCTTCGGCGCCGGCAACGCCTGCCCGGCCGATCACCCGGTCAAGATCCCGGCCCTGACCTTCGAGATCCAGTACGGCGTACAGGGCACGGCCGACGGCTACTACCTGTCCTCCGACCCGGCCGGCAGGAGCGCCTCCTCGATGCACGGCGACGCCTTCGTGATGTGGGACCCGGCCGCCATGAACCACCGCACCAAGAACTGCATCGTCCAACGCCGCACCTGCAACAACGACGGCTACGACCCGTTCTCGTACTGAGCCTCAGCTTGTACGCCGACCACCACAGCCGGAGTGGCCTCCACCGAGCCGGCGGTTGAACGGCATGCTCAGCGGTTGTCGATGATGCGGTCGAGCCATTCGGTGAGGACGTGGCGTTCGGCGTCGGTGAGCATGCCGAGGTGGGTGGTGGCGGCGCGGAGGGCCACGGCGTGGGCTTCGGGGCCGCCGGGTTCGGGGGTGTCCGGGGCCGCGGTGAGGAGCTGGCGCAGGACGGCGGCGTACATGGTGTCGGGCAGGGTGGGGTCGCGGGCGTCGGGGTGGGCCGCCAGCAGGGTCTGGATGGTGCCGATCGCGGCGGCCTGGATGAGGTCGACGGCGCGTTGTTCGCTGGTGTGCAGGCGGCCGGTTTCGGCGACGCGGTGGACGCGGGCGGCCAGGATCTGGCGCCCGGCGCGGGCGGCGGGGGAGCGGCGGACCCGGTCCGGGTCGCT includes:
- a CDS encoding TetR/AcrR family transcriptional regulator, whose protein sequence is MVVTHRTDVRARIIDVAVRLLRDHGPAALTTRAVAEAAGVQPPAIYRLFGDKDGLLEAVAEQTMAGYVAAKAALAEAAGDVDPLDDLHAGWRMQIDFAIANPALFRLFSDPDRVRRSPAARAGRQILAARVHRVAETGRLHTSEQRAVDLIQAAAIGTIQTLLAAHPDARDPTLPDTMYAAVLRQLLTAAPDTPEPGGPEAHAVALRAATTHLGMLTDAERHVLTEWLDRIIDNR
- a CDS encoding DUF1996 domain-containing protein; its protein translation is MPSKTAEPSKVAAASGGWIPVDRAAWAEQVAAFEATEIDPPPADAGNLAEFRADCTYSHRGADDPIVFPGLPGASHMHSFVGNKAVDADTQAADLQEFTATTCKPKQDHSAYWVPTLYDAKTGKPVETTGFRVYYRSLQKTSAGQMPMPNGLRMIAGDAKKKEPTPRGAQGQFYCAYYGPGDIDGVARSRNGNWPICDGVATLHFTLQFPDCWDGKHLDSPNHKDHVAFGAGNACPADHPVKIPALTFEIQYGVQGTADGYYLSSDPAGRSASSMHGDAFVMWDPAAMNHRTKNCIVQRRTCNNDGYDPFSY
- a CDS encoding GNAT family N-acetyltransferase — encoded protein: MIHELRTARLLLRQWREADVLPWARMNADPLVREFFPEILTYEQSTQSLERFRTGLAGRGWGWWALEHAAGGEFLGFAGLNPVDDGLPFKGVEVGWRLAREAWGHGYATEAGHACLDFGFDELGLDEILAVTAAGNTRSRAVMHRLGMTRDPADDFDDPDARPGPLRRCVLYRIRRHD
- a CDS encoding DUF3800 domain-containing protein, encoding MLLAYLDESFSKDWYFMAALLCDDAGARRIGSGLDSVVAKAVRNHGVPPDAELHGYELFQGYGWWRGVPPRVRISVYDQAFQVIADHATAVLLRGMDCAGQRRRYAQPVPPHSLVLGHLLERVDDFCRATDEHVLTIADEVGEQAKHREDLVRYRQHGTSGYRARKLTRIIDTLYFAPSNASRLIQAIDMVVFLYRRIECHTENDPRAKRANDVLWQRIEPLVQHRQCWYPSGAQPH
- a CDS encoding RNA methyltransferase → MPYAEITDPDDERIADYRALTDVELRTKWEPPNGLFIAEGDLVIQRALRGGYRLRSVLVDEKRVSQLTELPPDAVMYAGAPPVLEAITGFHVHRGVLASFHRRPLPELPELLAGARRLAVLEGLNTHTNLGALFRSAAALGIDAIVLSPDCADPLYRRSVRVSMGEVFAIPYAKSTAWPETLDTIRTAGFTLLAMTPGPGTIPLADLSPAQRERPALLLGAEGPGLTRRALAASDVHVAIPMHHGVDSLNVATAAAIAFYELSR